The Geoalkalibacter subterraneus genome contains the following window.
CTGGTTGGCCTTGTTCTCGAGCATCCACTCAAGGGCAAACTTGCCGGACTGGATTTCATCGAGAATCTTCTTCATCTCCTTCTTGGTTTCAGCGTTTACGACACGCGGGCCCCGGGTCAGATCGCCATATTCGGCAGTGTTGGAGATGGAATAGCGCATGTTGGCGATACCGCCTTCATACATCAGGTCGACGATAAGTTTCAATTCGTGCAGGCACTCGAAGTAAGCCATCTCAGGCGCATAGCCCGCTTCGACCAGGGTTTCGAAACCGGCCTGTACGAGGGCGCTTGCGCCACCGCACAAGACCGCCTGCTCACCGAAAAGATCCGTTTCCGTTTCTTCCTTGAAAGAAGTCTCGATGATGCCGGCACGGCCGCCGCCGTTGCCGCTGGCGTATGCCAGGGCCACATCCTTGGTATTGCCGGAGGGATCCTGGTGGATGGCGATCAGGGTAGGGACGCCGCCGCCGCGCGTATATTCGTGCCGCACAAGATGCCCCGGACCTTTGGGTGCCACCATGAAAACGTTGGTATCTTCACGGGGAACGATCTGATC
Protein-coding sequences here:
- the ilvC gene encoding ketol-acid reductoisomerase, whose product is MKVYYDKDANLDVLKGKKIAIIGYGSQGHAHSNNLKDSGLDVVVGLRKGSSGWAKAEKAGLTVLETGEAVKSADVVMILVPDELQGDLYRSDIEPNLKQGAYLAFGHGFNIHFDQIVPREDTNVFMVAPKGPGHLVRHEYTRGGGVPTLIAIHQDPSGNTKDVALAYASGNGGGRAGIIETSFKEETETDLFGEQAVLCGGASALVQAGFETLVEAGYAPEMAYFECLHELKLIVDLMYEGGIANMRYSISNTAEYGDLTRGPRVVNAETKKEMKKILDEIQSGKFALEWMLENKANQATLKAMRRRGMEHPIEEVGEKLRSMMSWIGKNKIVDKDRN